The genomic window TGCGGGAAATCGTTGACGATCAGCAGCTGCTCGGCGGTGTCCAGGTCCGGCGGCAGCGCGTCGGAGGCACCGCCGCGCACCGCCATCTGCACGAGGTCGACCCGCTGGGTGAGCTTCGCGAGCACGGCGGAGACGCCCTGGGCACCGGCAGCGGGCGGCTCGTCGAGGACGCCGGAGTGCACGAGCGGGGCGAGGGAGGCACCGGCGGAGCCGGCCGGGTCGATGACGTGGACGGTGAACTCACCGGCGGGGTAGACCGCGAGCAGCCGCGCCGCGTGGCTGACCGCGGTGTCCATGGCGAGCCTGCGGAGCTGGCCCTCGTCCACCATCGAGGCGGCCTCGGACGCGCCCCGGCCGCTGTCGACCCACAGACCCCGCTCCAGCGGCAGCCGGATCAGCATCGGGATGCGCAGCTCGGGGCTCTCGGGGAGGTGCAGATCGCCGAGGCGCAGGGCCATCGGGATCTCCATCGGGACCCGGTAGGCGTGCCAGACGGGGTTGTCCCAGCGGGCAAAGGCAGGCGGCAGGGCCGGCTCGACGACGTCGGACTCGGTGGCGAGCTGGGCGAGGTCGCGGTCGAGGACCTCCCTGGCCTGCTCGGTGAGCCGGTCGTGCTTGGCGCGGGCCGCCTCGCGAGCGGCGTCGCCGGAGCCGCCGATGCGGCTGCGCGGGTCGGAGAGGGCGCGGTCGAGCTCCTGGTCGAGCCGGGACTCGGCGAAGTCGACGGCGCTGCGGTACGCGGCCGTCGTGCGGGCCAGGTCCTCGAACATGCCCCAGACCTGGTTGTAGAGGCGCTCCTCCATGGACCAGCCGGTGGCGTCTCCGGCGACCGGGACGGGAGGCCGGCCCGGCTCGGCGGGCGGGACCGCCGGGGGCGGCGGCGGGGGCGCGGCGGACTGCCGGCCGGGGTGTGTGTAGTTGATGGGGCCGTCGTGGGTCTGCGCCGGCGGCTGGGGCGTGGTGGGGGCCGGGGGCTCCGGGGCCGCGCCCTGGCCAGGGCCAGGGCCGACGACGGGTCCGGGACCGGGACCGGGACCGGGACCGGGGTCGCCGCCCGGTGTGCCGTTCGAGGCCGCCGCCGCGTTGCGCCGCACCTCGGTCGTGCGCGGCGGCGGCGTACCGACCGTACGCGCGAGGCCGGGCGCCACGGCTTCCTGGATGGCGGCCGCAAGCTCGCCCGCGCGGTCGATGCCCTGGTCGCCGAGGAGTGCGGCGAGGCCGCCCGCGTACCCCTGGCCGACGGCG from Streptomyces formicae includes these protein-coding regions:
- a CDS encoding TerD family protein, giving the protein MTAELVRGQNHPLPHARLEIRVSAGKPVVAGATLGDEDGRVPGAEWVAHPGRPGLPGIEVSRQATTDHRLTVDLDRVPAAVHRMTVLLALPIGPAAPVRFGAVAAPFVAVSDPDGTEIVSYTVTGLDSESAVVALELYRRQSAWKVRAVGQGYAGGLAALLGDQGIDRAGELAAAIQEAVAPGLARTVGTPPPRTTEVRRNAAAASNGTPGGDPGPGPGPGPGPVVGPGPGQGAAPEPPAPTTPQPPAQTHDGPINYTHPGRQSAAPPPPPPAVPPAEPGRPPVPVAGDATGWSMEERLYNQVWGMFEDLARTTAAYRSAVDFAESRLDQELDRALSDPRSRIGGSGDAAREAARAKHDRLTEQAREVLDRDLAQLATESDVVEPALPPAFARWDNPVWHAYRVPMEIPMALRLGDLHLPESPELRIPMLIRLPLERGLWVDSGRGASEAASMVDEGQLRRLAMDTAVSHAARLLAVYPAGEFTVHVIDPAGSAGASLAPLVHSGVLDEPPAAGAQGVSAVLAKLTQRVDLVQMAVRGGASDALPPDLDTAEQLLIVNDFPHGFDDRAVTQLRYLADEGPAVGVHLMLVADREDASAYGPVLDPLWRSLLRVTPVPDDHLADPWVQHAWTYEPPRVPPGSQVLQQVLAQVAEARRTWRR